A genomic window from Silene latifolia isolate original U9 population chromosome Y, ASM4854445v1, whole genome shotgun sequence includes:
- the LOC141631881 gene encoding uncharacterized protein LOC141631881 yields MGYYWPTMVQYCMDFAKKCDACQFNANFIHQPPEPLHPTISSWPFEIWGLDIVGPITPKASNGHEFILAATDYFSKWVEVISIFNKLMTSLGEKFKFKQYKSSIYNAPANGLAEAFNKTLCNLLRKVVARVAIRTSNSIFKSCHSEELTSDDNDKLRLEELEALYEKRLQAQQNLQCYQARLSRAFNKKVRPQSFQVGDLVLAVRRSIITSHKLKGKFTSMWDGPYDVQEVYTNGAYKIIDEDGVDVGPINGKFLKGYYS; encoded by the exons ATGGGGTACTATTGGCCAACCATGGTGCAATATTGCATGGATTTTGCGAAGAAGTGTGATGCTTGTCAGTTCAATGCAAATTTCATACATCAACCTCCAGAACCCTTGCATCCTACCATTTCGTCATGGCCCTTTGAAATATGGGGACTAGATATTGTAGGACCCATCACTCCAAAAGCATCAAATGGACATGAATTCATCCTCGCTGCAACAGATTATTTCTCAAAGTGGGTAGAAGTTATCAGC ATCTTTAACAAGTTGATGACAAGTCTTGGTGAAAAGTTCAAGTTTAAACAATACAAGTCTTCCATATACAATGCTCCTGCAAATGGCTTAGCTGAAGCTTTTAATAAGACACTATGCAATTTGTTGAGGAAAGTGGTGGC CCGTGTTGCCATTAGAACTTCAAATTCAATCTTTAAGAGTTGCCATTCAGAAGAGCTTACAAGTGATGACAATGACAAGCTGCgcttggaagagttggaagctcTATATGAGAAAAGGTTGCAAGCACAACAAAATCTGCAGTGTTATCAAGCACGATTATCacgcgcattcaacaaaaaggtgcgcCCTCAATCTTTTCAGGTAGGAGACTTGGTGCTCGCAGTAAGAAGGTCGATCATTACTTCTCACAAATTAAAAGGCAAGTTCACTTCTATGTGGGATGGGCCATATGACGTGCAAGAAGTATACACCAATGGTGCATATAAGATTATTGATGAAGACGGTGTTGATGTAGGACCGATCAATGGAAAATTCTTGAAGGGCTACTACTCCTAA